The Clostridia bacterium genome includes a window with the following:
- the secG gene encoding preprotein translocase subunit SecG, whose amino-acid sequence MRIALVILQYIVCVTLIVSVLLQPGRSAGLSGSIAGGAEQLFGKKASKGYEALFSKLTTVTAIVFMILSVVLVLVK is encoded by the coding sequence GTGAGAATAGCTTTAGTAATTTTACAGTACATTGTTTGTGTGACGCTGATTGTAAGCGTGCTTCTACAGCCGGGAAGAAGTGCCGGTTTGTCCGGTTCAATAGCTGGGGGAGCAGAGCAGCTTTTCGGAAAGAAAGCAAGCAAAGGATACGAAGCATTGTTTTCGAAGCTGACAACAGTAACTGCAATTGTGTTCATGATTTTATCTGTTGTATTGGTACTTGTAAAATAA